From one Tsukamurella tyrosinosolvens genomic stretch:
- a CDS encoding sigma factor — MKRSGVHLAGAVEAARGGDRRAVRDVLDSVRPTVVRYCRARVSASGGRADDLAHAVCGEVVAALPRYRPRDESFAAFVYGIAAGVVTGERVPEDSPVALLSARHREILILRVAVGLSAEEAASALGCTAAAIRLGQHHALPELRARTDGGAGGEA; from the coding sequence ATGAAGCGGAGCGGAGTGCATCTCGCGGGTGCCGTGGAGGCCGCGCGGGGCGGCGACAGGCGCGCGGTCCGCGACGTGCTCGACTCGGTCCGCCCGACGGTGGTGCGCTACTGCCGCGCCCGGGTGTCGGCCTCGGGTGGACGCGCGGACGACCTCGCGCACGCGGTGTGCGGGGAGGTGGTGGCGGCCCTCCCGCGTTACCGGCCGCGCGACGAGTCCTTCGCGGCGTTCGTGTACGGCATCGCGGCGGGCGTCGTGACCGGCGAGAGGGTGCCGGAGGATTCGCCCGTCGCCCTTCTCTCCGCGCGCCACCGGGAGATCCTCATCCTGCGCGTGGCGGTGGGGCTGTCCGCGGAGGAGGCGGCGTCCGCGCTCGGCTGTACCGCGGCGGCGATCCGCCTCGGCCAGCATCACGCGCTGCCGGAGCTGCGCGCCCGCACGGACGGCGGCGCGGGAGGCGAGGCCTAG
- a CDS encoding PadR family transcriptional regulator, with the protein MSLRYAALGLLAQQPGSGYDLLRRFDRSIGNFWVATQSQLYSELGKLERDGYIEIVDTGPRARKVYSATAAGRADLAAWLDQPVIDTPPRNTKLLRAFLLTEADDAVARRFFDTVITHARTRIDVLTAIREGLKDLDYVTPFDRIAIDHGLRHNRTDIEWATAALAYLADQGGTPPA; encoded by the coding sequence ATGAGTCTCCGCTACGCAGCGCTCGGGCTGCTGGCCCAGCAGCCCGGCAGCGGCTACGACCTCCTGCGGCGATTCGACCGGTCGATCGGAAACTTCTGGGTGGCGACGCAGAGCCAGCTCTACTCCGAACTGGGGAAGCTCGAGAGGGACGGGTACATCGAGATCGTCGACACCGGCCCCCGCGCACGGAAGGTGTACTCCGCCACCGCCGCCGGACGGGCCGACCTCGCGGCGTGGCTCGACCAGCCGGTCATCGACACACCGCCCCGCAACACCAAGCTCCTCCGTGCCTTCCTCCTCACCGAGGCCGACGACGCGGTGGCGCGCAGGTTCTTCGACACCGTCATCACCCACGCGCGCACCCGCATCGACGTTCTCACCGCCATCCGCGAGGGGCTGAAGGATCTCGACTACGTGACGCCGTTCGACCGGATCGCCATCGACCACGGCCTACGGCACAACCGCACCGACATCGAATGGGCCACAGCCGCCCTCGCTTATCTCGCGGACCAGGGCGGCACGCCGCCGGCCTAG
- a CDS encoding oxygenase MpaB family protein gives MQKIDRNRGLNPETDYVEISRNLGTYDFPWDITQALSFALFRTYAVPSIGRLLADTGEFTERVQKRYDDTALLLEVPLLKGFASPEGKAAVRRINQMHKMYDISDDDMRYVLCTFVVVPIRWNADYGWRALTEAEKLATVRYYQALGKHMAIPDIPATYDEFADYMDTYEAEHFAFDEGARRVADSTLELLKSFYLAPVRPAIGVFSRALMDPPLLAAFHYDDPGPVVRRISVGAMKLRARLLAVLPSRRTPALVRNNHRIRSYPKGFRTESLGTFAPGCPVHRAPTGDAPSLEAS, from the coding sequence ATGCAGAAGATCGACCGCAACCGCGGCCTCAACCCCGAGACCGACTACGTCGAGATCTCGCGCAACCTCGGGACGTACGACTTCCCGTGGGACATCACCCAGGCGCTGAGCTTCGCGCTCTTCCGCACCTACGCCGTGCCCAGCATCGGCCGCCTCCTGGCGGACACGGGCGAGTTCACCGAGCGGGTGCAGAAGCGCTACGACGACACGGCGCTCCTCCTCGAGGTGCCGCTGCTCAAGGGCTTCGCCAGCCCCGAGGGCAAGGCCGCCGTCCGGCGCATCAACCAGATGCACAAGATGTACGACATCTCCGACGACGACATGCGGTACGTGCTGTGCACCTTCGTCGTCGTCCCGATCCGGTGGAACGCCGACTACGGCTGGCGCGCTCTCACCGAGGCGGAGAAGCTCGCGACGGTCCGCTACTACCAGGCCCTCGGCAAGCACATGGCGATCCCGGACATCCCCGCCACGTACGACGAGTTCGCCGACTACATGGACACCTACGAGGCCGAGCACTTCGCCTTCGACGAGGGCGCCCGCCGCGTCGCCGACTCCACCCTCGAGCTGCTCAAGAGCTTCTACCTCGCGCCCGTGCGCCCTGCGATCGGCGTCTTCAGCCGGGCGCTCATGGACCCGCCGCTGCTGGCCGCCTTCCACTACGACGATCCCGGGCCCGTCGTGCGCCGGATCTCCGTCGGCGCGATGAAGCTGCGCGCCCGGCTCCTGGCCGTCCTGCCGTCGCGGCGCACGCCCGCCCTCGTGCGGAACAACCACCGGATCCGCAGCTACCCGAAGGGCTTCCGCACCGAATCGCTGGGCACCTTCGCGCCCGGCTGCCCCGTGCACCGGGCGCCCACGGGCGACGCCCCCAGCCTCGAGGCGTCCTAG